GTGTCTACTCTGTCGTCAGCCATCGCTCTTGTTATCATGGTTGCGTATGAGAAACACTTACCTTTGTGTTGTTTGCAAGCCCTGTGTCACTCTGCAGACTATACGGCGCCGTGCCGTCCAAGGTCTCCTGGTAGAATTTCGTATCATACACACTCGGTGTAGAATCCAGACTCTTCCCCGCCTGCGCCGGGTCGTCATTGACCTGCACGGCAACAGAGTGCGTGCCCATCAGGGCAACGACATCGTCGCCGCTGAAGCCCTTGGCGGCGAACTTGTCCAGAATAGAGTCGATCGAGTCGCGGCTGCCGGGCATGCTGTTCAGCGGCGCGGCGTCGCTGCTGTCTTTTCTCCCGACCAGGGCTTTGACACGTGGACCGAGCGGACACGAAGAGATGGCGGTTGCGGCTGCAAATTGGATCATGTCTGCTGCGCTGGTGTTGTACTTTTGTGTCCAGGAGAGGAGTTTGCCGCAGATGTCTGAGAGGCCGGCATTTTCAGTGCGGCTGCACTCGTCTGTTAAGATGAGGCTGCCGTCGCAGCCGTTGTTGATGCAGTCATGGAAGGGGGCGCGGATGGCGCCATGTGCGTCGCGACCACAGCCGGAGAAGGCGGTTTGGAGCTCAAGGAGGACTTCTAACCATACCTTGGGGCAGGAGTCTGTGCGGGGGAGGAGGCTGAGGGCCGAGGATGTTGTTGCAAGGAGAAGGAAGGATGTTAGAGTTGAGGTGTACATCTTGGTGCGGACGCCGGATTGTATAATTAGAATGTAGTGTAATGATCTGTAATTGGATGAAGTGAATGATAGTCTTCAGAAGGTAGGCTGAGACAGCGGAAATAAGGAAATCCTGTACCACCAGCAAGATAGCAACTGAGACCTACCCAATATATAGACGAGATCTCGTGTGAGGTGTGAGGTGTGAGGTCCACCATACTACCTATCACACGTCGTATATTTCGATCTGACAAAATCTGCTCACGTAGTAGTCGCCGCCCCAGCGTATGTTGTGTCCCCACGCCCGTGAGCGTGAGCACTTGAAAATGGCTCTTCCCCACAATTCCCTTGTTCGCCTTCAACTAGTAACCAAGTGCCTTCGACCTGACAGCTAAATGCCGTCGCAAAGAATCACTACATTGGCTGCCGCTGTCCAGCTCTTGCTAGCATTGGCGGACATGCACTGTGGCAAGCCGGCGTCCAGCCAAACCCGAGCGAGAATCAACGCAGGGCATGCATGTAAGAAGCTCTGGAAAGCTTATGTGGTAGGCGCCATGATATGCGTCGCTATTATGGTGCTGACTGTGGCTGAATAGGGTATGTCGATCTCTCGTGTCGAGAGCTGAGATTGCCGAAAGAGCGACGAACGAGCCGCTAGTATGCATGGTTGACCCACATCTATAGCTTTTCCGAAAGCTTGGTGCGAGCTGATTTTCCGGTCAACGTGGGGAACCGAGAATGTGGTCAAAGCGAGCGGCTCGTGGGATGGCAAAGCAAGTGATGGGGATGATGGGGAAGAGTGTAACGACGGAGCGTTTTGGCGAGGTTGTACTACGTCATGCATTCAATGTTCCACGGCACTGAGCTCTTCGTGCACGACATAGCACTTCATATGTCGGCACATTCTCGGATTGCGTGCTCTGAGGAAGGTAGAGGCGTTCCCAACATCCGTCTTCATCACGTATGCAATTGTGACTGTCTTCCCCTAGCTCGTGGCCATGATTTTGATCGCTTGGCTCGCTCTGTATATTTTAAGAAGGAACTTGAATAGGGTATAAGTGGAAGGATGTTGTGTAGCAGTATGAAGACGAGACTGAGTGTGATAGAAAGAGGCTGTGGTAACAAAAGCTGGGTAAACCTCTGTAAATCTTATACCTTAAGAGGGTCTTCCATATGTCTTGGCAGGCGCCGAGGTGGAGCATAAAGGACTTGCACCTGATTTCATACTTACTTTGAATGTCCCAATAAGTGCCGAGGTGGAGCAGACATGCACGTTACATCACATCTAATGGTGCTTCCTCTAGCCGCCTATGATGCGATACGGAAACATGTTTTTCTCTCTATTAACTCCTAATCTCTTCGCGTATGCGCGACAAAGTAATAACTCAAACTATGAGTAGTGCATGGTGCGTATCGTATCGGCTCAACTGCGCCACCTGTCGACCTACAAACGCTTGGTGAGAAAACTCCAGAGCCGGCTGTGCTTGCACATGATGCCAAGACTCGCTAAGCCGACTGGTACTTCCCAAAGATCATCAGTTCCATTGTTATCTCCTGATCCCCGCAGTGAGAAAAGCATGTTCTGAACGAGTATCAAAATGGCATTATCAATTTCCCTCAATTTTGTTGGCTCAACTGGACGTTGCTATTCCTTTAAGAAGTTGATCCAGGAGAGATCTCGCCTCGGCCGCGTTTGGGTAGCATCGTTCGAGAACCCTCCTGTAACGTATCCCTTTTGCTATAACTAACACTCTTGTAGATCTGGAAATAATTTTTTGGATTAAAATATTTACCTCAGAGTATAGTCTTAGCCTTTAACAAGAACATTTGACCAAGACTTCCACAAACTCCCCACACACAACTACCAATAGACACTATCCTAGATTAGCACATATTTGTGTATGAATATCTGGATAGTACAAAGTTACTTTGCAAGGGATTGCAAATATACACAACTAGGACATTGTTCATTCAGGTAAGCCGAACGATTCGACTCTTCACACAATTAAGATAAATGTTAATTAATCTTCTGTAGATGTGAAGCCTGATAACGTTGTGGTCAATTACCACTATGCTAACCAAGAGGTTGTAATCAAGAAGGTACAAATCTTTGATCTTAAGAATGCTGCCTATCTCCTAAAGCCTGGGTGCATTGAAGGCATGCTAGCCAGACATTATGACTAGCGCAGCCCTAAAGGTCATTTTAAGGGAGAGATGAACAAACTATCTGACTTATGCTTATTTGggctagtagtaactgtaTAATCTAAGAAAGGATTTCCTATTTCTAACACATTAAGTGTATCTACGCTGTTCTTAGGCGTGTCGTACTTAGGCCTGACGATGACTTTAAATTACACAAATTGAAAGGCGCACTGCCTGCGTTCATCCGTTTACAACGGCATCATATTTTGGGGATTAAAAAGGGTTGAATGGGCTCATAAGGCATGTTGGTGACAAGGAAGCAAACTGCAAGGTTCTTAGAATGCTTTAGGAAAAATTAGTAGCCGACTATATCCTATATATGCAGTTTTTAGAGTGGACAGAGGTTAACTTGACGTTCAAGGACTTGATCCGAGGGTTGAATAGTTTGGACCCCTCACAGCGGCTTACTGCTCGTCGGGCATTGAACCATCCCTGGTTTGAAGGCATCAAAACTGCTTATTAGCATCAGGAGACCCCCGCTTGTAAATCTGAATCGATAACCAATGCCTGCACGTTCAGTGCTCATAGCGATATTCTAGATCGATTGAGATATGATGGAACAGGTCGTTTGCAAGACGAGAGCTAGAGAGTGTGGAACGACCTCAATCGGATACTGTGGACACCGTATGGAATTTCTAATGACGCCTCGTATACGCAGTACTCACGGTCGGACAGTCTGTACCCAACAACCTAAAGCTATACAGGCCAAAACACCTTTAACTATGGCTGATCGAAACCCACGATCCTACAAGCAGTCGCAGAGAGGCTTCTGATCTTGCCTAATGCTGTCTTTGAAGCAATTGAAGTGGAATGTATGCTTGCCACAGGTCTTCCAAATGACGCCGTACCTGTCTTGCAACACGTCTCCACAGATGCAGCAACTGCGTGCAGAGAGCGGCAAGGTATCCATGAACCTCTTCGTGGCGACGCAAGGAAACAAGGAGTTTGGGTCAAACCTGTCTTTATTCATGTGAATCTCCGAGATGTATTCGAGTAGCCCAGCTCTCGCTGAAGCACTCAAGGTTCGCAGCGCTTCCAGTCTGATATTCTCTGCCAGATCGTTAAAGGCAAGAAAGAGCCGGAGAAAGATGGCCTTCCGAGAATGCTACATTCAGCTCGGTCCAGTGGGCTCTGCGGCGGATCTGGATAGGCAAGGAGACGCAGATATCGGCCAATCCTGGTTTCTCCGCGGGCAAGATCCGTCAGACGCGCAAGGCGCGCAGCTCTATCCCTAAGAGTGGAAGTTGGCGGGGGCTTAAGATCATTAATCTATAGGGACGCATCCTTTATAGATAATCATGAAGCctaataactactctataggtataTCGTTATGCTGTTTAAAGATCTAATCCTATAAATAGTTTGTCGTTGTTTTGCAACACACAGATCTGTTTTCAGGCTGAGATGGAAATAACAGTCTGCCGTTGATAACACACTGGCGGCTCCTTCGTATCGACATCTCCCCTGAACGAAGCAGACTTGATGCAGTTTTCGTTGACTCTGTACTGCTCTTCACGTAATAGGCACGGGTGATTTACCTGCGATGGAACACCGCACCTGACCTGGCGCACTCAGTTGCAATCCTGACTTTGGGAAAACAAGACATGTAGGTGGGCAAGAGCTGGAGAGATAACATCGATAGGTAGCCTCACGTCTCTGTCGATCAAACACGAATACTGTTCGACCAAACATCCATAACTCTAAAGACAGCTTTCTGTCAAGCAAGACGACTTCTTCCCTACACTTCGGCAAGTCGAAATGCGCAGCCACGTCGAAGACGATGTATTGCAGTCAACTCTGAATCCTCAAAATATCCTCAACAGTTTCCGCCCAAGAAAGGGCTCGTTACCTGCGCCCGAGGGCTCCGGGAGTGAGTGGGGAAAACTCCCTTGTTTGAATCCTTGTAGTCCGCAAACCTTCCGTTGATGTGTACATCCTTCTCTCCATCCATCGCAGCCGGATCTCTCCCTGCCATTAGTGCTCGGACGATCCTCCTCCCCTCACTCCGATCCCTTTCATCACCTATCCCCAACCGATACAGCGTCAAGAAGCCGAACTCAGTGCCCCAATGCCCATCCACGTACTCCAGCTCCCGCATCGTATACGGGCGCGAAAACTTGGGCGGCTCCAGCTCCCGTGCAGCCAGCGCTCGAAGTTCCTGCCACCTCACGCGCTCCGCGGTGGCCCAGTGACAGCTCACGACCCACGCCGTGCCGACCCTGAACGGGCTTGCGCCGAACGCCCTGCCTGCTGGCGGCGGAACAGCGAGCGAGAAGATACCGATCGGTCCTGGTTGGAAGTGAGCGACCTGTCTTCCGGCCAGGAACAAACCACCCCGCGACGGCGGACCGCCTTCGGGAACCGACCCGCCGAGTCCGATGGTGTAGACGCTGGTAATTGGGCGGCCGAGGACGTTGCAGATGTAGTTTGGTGCGTGCAGGACGTTGTGGAGTTGGATGGTGGAAGTCCCGAACGAGCGGGGGCGAGCCTTCACTTCGAACTCGACTGTGCCGATTCCTACGACTTGGATTGGGTCACCGATGTTGTAGACGGAGCCGATGCTGGATCGGAAAGGGTGGTAGCTTGTGAACCAGGCTTTGTCTTTTGCAACGCTGCGGTGTGTCAGTGCGATACGCGGGTGGAGAGTTGGGATTGAGGTACTCACTGCACGTTGGAAGAGTCGGAGTAGATCCAGTCAGGACATAGACCAACGTTTCCGCTTCCAGCCATGATGCAAGAACCGAGAGTTGAGAAGATCAGGTTCAAGTGGTAGAAGAGGCAGCAGCGTGCTAGATCCGCTTCATCGTTCGCAGTGGACCACGCCACGGTTCTCATTCGCGACTGAGTGAAAGGTCATGGGCGAATTCGACTAGAGCCGTCAGGTAAGGTAATCGACATGTGACGTCCATGTCATGTGGCAAGATCTAGAGATTGAAAATATCTTTTGATCCTTTCCTCTGTTTGCCTGAATATCTAGGTGTTGGTGGACTGATGCAGCGCAATCAGGAGGCACAGGACTCTTTGACTCATCGCACTGTAGACACTTCTGCATCTATACAGATAACATGAATGCGACTGCAAGAGCATGTCAGTTGCTAGCTTGGCGTAGTGCAAGTATGGTCGAGAGGTTGCAGACTGTATGACCAAAACATGTCAAAAGGGAGCTTGAGAATGAACACGATACCAAGTGACCGAATATCAGCGCAAGTCAAAAACTCAATATCTGTTCATATCTAGAACTCCGTACACTCCTGACTTCCCAACACAGTTGTGTCCATATACTGCACCCTGCTCTCCCCAGCGACAAGATCAAAAGTCGTCGAAAAGCTCTCAGGCGGCTGCACTCCCTTCATCGTCACCAACACCCAGTCTCCAACTTCTCTGCCAACTTCACCCTTCCACTCTTCCATCTGGAACGCGGGCACAATCGTGCCTTGCTTAGCATACTTCCGTGCCATGCTCGCAACTACAGGCACTCCAGCATCGACAACAGACTTGCGCACGGCGGCGACGAGCGTAGCATCGTTATCCACACGGCAAGACTGGGCGTCTTGGTACAGGACGGTGTCATCGAGGGGGTACCCGTTGCCGGCATTGTCGTAGACAGTTTGTTCGCCGGTAGAGACGCGGGTCACGGTGACGTTAAAGCTCTTGATGGATGTGCTTGTAGGGAGGGCGACAGAGAACTCGTGCCACTTGAACATCTCGCCGAAGATACCGTTTGAGAGACCGAGTTTGTAGTTGGCGGGCTTAGCAATGATGGTAGTATCCAGTGTTGTGTTGGCAGTTGGCGCGGAGCGAGGCGTGTATGTGAGTGTAACGCGCTCATCGTCGTACTTTTCAGATGTGGTGAGGAGACGGATGCGGGCGGTAAGGGTGATGTGGGTGGAGTTTGCGAGGGAGAAGGATTGAATGTAAGGCTTGAGAGCTATGGGCTCAAGGGGTTCGGTGAGGGTTACGGTGGAGGGCACAGTGTCGAGCATGCGCGCAAAAATATCGGAGCACATAGACTGGAAGGTCTTTGAGTCTGAAGCGAGCGCTTTCATGGTGACGTTGTTATCGGCAGCGAAGATGCGCTTGTCAGAGTTAAGAGTGTCGTTGTGAGCCACAACGAGCGGGTTTTGAGTAGTGCCGTCGAGGTACTCTGTTGCGACTTTGTTGTCAAATGTTGCGTCGGTAGAGTCGAAGTGAACGACGTTGGTCTCTGTGTTGTTTTCGGTGATCTCTGGGAAGGTCTTGCCGTGCACTCCTCCCATTGTGTGGCCACAGGCCACCATGGCTATCATATCCTCTGAAGTCTGTTAGCAGAGTATATTGTAATACATACTGGAACCATCTCGTACCAGTGCTGAACCCCGCTTTGGCAAATAGCTTCTTGTGGGTATCGATATCCTGCTGCGGCTCCGGCACGCCCAAAGCACCACCTTCGGTCGCATCAACACGACCAAGTCGCAGCGGAATCTTCGGTCCGCCGCAGTTGCCTACAGCAAGGACTGTCGAGAGGGCAACCAGATCAGCAGCAGAAGTGCGAACATCATAGTAGTTGTTCGTAAAGCCAAAGGTAGCGTTGAAAGCATCACCGGCGTTCTCGGCACGGTCTGTCTCGAACTGAATCGAAGCATCCAAGCCGCCAACACCAGTGGCTTTATCGAATGTTGCCATGTCGTGGAAAGCTGTTCGAATCCACTCCGCCGCAGTCTGGCGTCCCGGAGCGTCTGGGTTGCGTGTGCATGGTGATACGCCTGACAAGTGTAAGTTGGATGATCAAACTAGGGTCGTGCATTCAATTACCATCGACGAAGCCCTCACGGATGTAGCCACTCTGCAAGACCAGCAAGTCTTCCATCCTATCAATTTTACTCGGCCATACATACTCGGCCGTTGCGGGTAGCACGTTGAGCAAGCCAGCCTGGGCTACGGCAAGCGCGGAGACCTTCATTACTATTTCAAGCGAGTGACTGTGCGGACAACGAAAGTGTTCAAAGAAAGAAGTGAAAACACAGCTGAGAGACGGAGTTGACCACGCAGGAGATCGTCAGAGGAGTGTTGGGTATTTGTAGTGTATTTCCAAGCGTAGCACATTGCAATTGCCACCCCTGATGGTGGATCTCAACACCAAGAGCCTCTGTGCGCTGTATGCATTCTGTATTGAACGCAGTACACTCGTGTGGAGCCAACGATAGGGAGGAGATTAGAATGACACCTGCTGTTTCAGGATGTACACTTGTCAGGGGTCCTTGACCATGTCATGACCGAGGGACCAGAGGGACGCGAGCAGCTGTCCAGCTTTACTTTCCTCTCTCGTATCCGCATGGAAGTCCAGAGTCTAGACATCCGAATAGCATCGGTTGTGAACCGAAAATAGACGCGCACTGATGGTGCGGGGTCAAAGCGGCTGTGGCGGTGAAAGGACCCGAGGCACGGATTCCTTCGGCAAAAAGCCGTTAAAAGGGTCCACAGGGTGCATGCCGACTTGCTTCGAAGGAGCTTCGAGAACCCCGGCCCCAGGATGTTGGCAACTATCGTGTGCTGCTAGAATTGATATCTCTGATCATGACCCAAACAAAATCTGTGTCTGCCATCACTCCAGTATTAGGTGTGATCCACATTTATAACAGCTCTTTCTTGGTCTCGTTAGATTTACTCGTGTATCGTGGTATTAGTTCGCACTGCCGCCACTGCGACCGCGTGACCTCCAACACTCGCAGCCGCGCCTTTACTTCCTCCCCTCAACCATGATGATGTGGTACCCTTCGCTCGTCTTGACCTCTCCAATCTTTGGCGCACCAGTGGTACTCGGTTCGAGGTCGTACGCAACCTTCTCGAAGTCTAGCATAAGGCTGCCGCGGACTTTCCAGCCCAATGAGCCGCCTGAAGTCGCTGTCAGCACGCTCTCGTGATATCGACTGATCGACTCGAATGAGCAGCAATCCATGACAAGTCTTTAACATACCCTGCCTCGCCTTGTCCTCACTCATCTCCCTTGCAACTTCGTCGAACTTGGCTCCGTTCCGTATCTTCTCCAGCGCCTCCTCCTTCTTACTGTGCTTCTCGCAGAGAATATGCCTCACATTGATACTTGTGGCGGGCTTCAGCTTGCCcttaccaccaccacctgcGTCTTTTGAGTCCCCGGCATCCTTGCCTTTGCCTTTGTTCTTCGGCGCCATGGCACGTGGTGCGTTGGAAGAGAGAACGGTTATGGATGAAGGAAAGCGCTGCGAGATTCCCGGTCTGGCGACGTATATTTGGCACACCGTATCTGTAAAAGCGAGGTGGGAGAGTATTGGGCAAAGGTAGGTGAATATGTATGGTTGCTCAAGGCTGAGCTGTAAGCTTGAATGCGGGGCGGCAGAAATTGGTGCGGTAGGCGAGGCGGTGAGGAGTAGGAGGAGGTTTTCGCGTGGAGACATACGACCAGAAGAATGTCtcaaagaaaaaaaaaaaggatCAAACGAGAGAGTATGTGTGGGTGTGTCATCAACATGGCATTTGGTAATATGTACAACTGTTGTTGACCTTGTTTGCCTATGCCCTTCCACTCTGGTAGGTACAACAACTCAGAAGACCGATACAGGGCACCTCTTCCTCCAATCCGTTCCAATCGTTTCCTGTCTTCGTGACTTCGACCTAGAGCTCTCCACCGCGCCATCGTGGGAGGGATCGGGCACGGCTTTGCTTCGAAGCTGGCTGGACGGTGTGCCGGAGCGTGTAGCGTCGTATGTGATTGCCAAATTACGCGCATGGCCATTCACCCCTTGCTGTTGACGGCGACGCCATTTGTCTTGTTCTGCGCCAGGACCATATCCATGAAGCTCTTACGTGGCTTGTGCTTCTTCTCCACTTTGTGTTCGTCCGGGTCGACAACATGTATGCGCCGCCTCTTGCACTCGGACTTGATGTCTCCGAGCAAAGGCTGCAGAGATTCGATCTTTTCAACCTCCGAGATCAAGAGCGACTCTTCCACCCAATACAGCCCATCCATAGCAAGAAATTGGTTCTTAGCCTCCCTGATACTTTCCTGAATCTTGAGGTAGTCAAAGTCTGGTGATCCTTCCATTGGGAAACGGAAGTCTTGGGCGAGTAGAGCAACATCATACTGCCGCAAGATAGCATCTCGCTGCTTGCGCGTTACAGGGATGCGGTTCCAGTCGGAGTAGGGAACGGACAGATGAGCGAGATCGAGTTCGGGTAGACCAAGGATTCCCACAACCTGGAATGAGCAGATGTAGGTCTTGTCAAAAGCGGCACTCGAATCGTGAAGGTCCTTGGCCGTGGCGTACAGTAGGGGAAGGAATATTGGTGACACTCCCAGTTCCTCGCCAGAGAAATGAAGGGGTCGATCAGTTCCCAGCTCGCAGGCACGTCGTAGTGCTCGCGGAAGCCTTGCAATGCGCGCTTGTCGTGCAGCAAGTTCTTCTTGCCGTTTAGCTTCCTCTTCGGCTTGCTTGCGAGCGCGTTCCTCCTCTTGCTTACGGGCAGCCTCGGCCTCTTCAGCCTCACGCTTGACCGCTGCTTCGGCTTCGGCCTTCTTCCGagcttcttcctcttccgcGGCCTTGCGAGCagcctcctcttcttctgctttgCGTGCCTCGACCTCCAGGGCTTTGCGTTTAGCTTCTGCCTCCAAGCGTT
This genomic interval from Ascochyta rabiei chromosome 5, complete sequence contains the following:
- a CDS encoding Peptidylprolyl isomerase; translated protein: MAPKNKGKGKDAGDSKDAGGGGKGKLKPATSINVRHILCEKHSKKEEALEKIRNGAKFDEVAREMSEDKARQGGSLGWKVRGSLMLDFEKVAYDLEPSTTGAPKIGEVKTSEGYHIIMVEGRK
- a CDS encoding Manganese peroxidase, which encodes MYTSTLTSFLLLATTSSALSLLPRTDSCPKVWLEVLLELQTAFSGCGRDAHGAIRAPFHDCINNGCDGSLILTDECSRTENAGLSDICGKLLSWTQKYNTSAADMIQFAAATAISSCPLGPRVKALVGRKDSSDAAPLNSMPGSRDSIDSILDKFAAKGFSGDDVVALMGTHSVAVQVNDDPAQAGKSLDSTPSVYDTKFYQETLDGTAPYSLQSDTGLANNTKTHEKWADFAAGDVSAWNAAFTDAWNRFAIIGNDVNSLQDCSGIIPSGASERRLARELGGSAAARAFARLMYDS